One stretch of Schlesneria sp. DSM 10557 DNA includes these proteins:
- a CDS encoding PEGA domain-containing protein has product MIPPNKTSQQIKATWKWCFRGGLTCAFMSLALLETGCVSRRLTVVSNPPGAMALLDGKEIGYTPASADFIWYGTRQVTLIKDGYETKTDLVTVPAPWYQWPVIEFFSDNFLPHRVTDRRVFNFDLQPKQMVPDEELRSRAMQLRNEAQLGP; this is encoded by the coding sequence ATGATTCCACCCAATAAAACTTCACAGCAAATCAAAGCGACCTGGAAGTGGTGCTTCCGAGGTGGACTGACATGCGCTTTCATGAGCCTTGCTCTGCTGGAGACAGGTTGTGTCAGCCGCCGACTGACAGTCGTTTCGAATCCTCCCGGAGCGATGGCTCTCCTGGATGGCAAAGAAATCGGTTACACCCCCGCCTCCGCGGACTTCATCTGGTATGGAACCCGTCAGGTGACCCTGATCAAGGATGGGTACGAGACCAAAACGGACCTCGTCACCGTTCCGGCTCCGTGGTACCAGTGGCCCGTCATCGAATTTTTCTCTGACAACTTTCTCCCGCACCGCGTCACCGATCGCCGGGTCTTCAACTTTGACCTGCAGCCCAAACAAATGGTTCCGGACGAAGAACTTCGTTCGCGCGCGATGCAGTTGCGAAACGAAGCCCAGCTCGGTCCATAG
- a CDS encoding cytochrome-c peroxidase yields MNRPVFAVLLTVFVATQSYQVMAADPASPLGLPPVVHPKDNPPTPEKISLGKQLYFDARLSADNKVSCATCHDPAKGYSNGDQFATGVEGKKGGRNSPTVINAALQAFQFWDGRARTLEEQALGPVQNPVEMNMQIDQVVQKLNGIEGYRTQFQKVFGTDVTADGIAKAIATYERTILSGDAPYDRFKAGDKNALSESAQRGMKLFFGKANCSSCHSGPNFTDNGFHNIALPGTDEGRFAISKSLGDTGSFKTPTLREIARTAPYMHDGSLKTLEEVVDHYAKGGTPGPYSDEEVYPLKLTAEETADLVNFLKEGLSSASYPEHTAPELPQ; encoded by the coding sequence ATGAATCGTCCGGTCTTTGCAGTCTTGTTAACCGTGTTCGTCGCAACCCAGTCTTATCAGGTCATGGCTGCCGATCCCGCCAGCCCCCTGGGTTTGCCTCCGGTCGTCCATCCGAAAGACAATCCTCCCACGCCAGAGAAAATCTCGCTGGGAAAGCAGCTCTATTTTGATGCTCGCCTTTCGGCGGATAACAAAGTCTCCTGTGCGACCTGCCATGATCCGGCCAAGGGATACAGCAACGGTGACCAGTTCGCGACCGGGGTCGAAGGAAAAAAAGGGGGACGTAATTCCCCGACGGTCATCAATGCGGCGCTTCAGGCATTTCAGTTCTGGGATGGCCGAGCCCGCACCCTGGAAGAACAGGCGCTCGGACCCGTGCAGAATCCTGTCGAGATGAACATGCAGATCGACCAGGTGGTTCAGAAGCTCAACGGCATCGAAGGCTATCGCACCCAGTTCCAGAAGGTGTTCGGCACCGATGTCACAGCGGACGGGATCGCCAAGGCGATTGCGACATACGAACGAACCATCCTTTCGGGTGACGCGCCGTATGATCGATTCAAAGCAGGTGACAAAAACGCTCTGTCGGAATCCGCTCAGCGTGGCATGAAACTCTTCTTCGGGAAAGCCAACTGTTCCTCATGCCATTCAGGTCCAAACTTCACGGACAATGGTTTCCATAACATTGCCCTGCCAGGGACAGACGAAGGCCGGTTTGCCATCAGCAAGTCCCTCGGTGACACGGGTTCTTTCAAGACCCCGACGCTGCGTGAGATTGCCCGGACCGCCCCCTATATGCACGACGGAAGTCTGAAGACCTTGGAGGAAGTGGTCGATCACTACGCTAAAGGTGGGACGCCGGGACCCTACAGCGACGAGGAAGTCTATCCGCTGAAGCTGACCGCCGAAGAAACAGCGGACCTGGTCAACTTCCTCAAAGAGGGACTGAGCAGCGCCAGTTACCCCGAGCATACCGCTCCGGAACTGCCGCAGTAG
- the secA gene encoding preprotein translocase subunit SecA produces the protein MQILDKVGDTFNLVLGGTERFITNLFGSSNERRVRNIGFSRDKSGNTVILPGSFLDRINQLEPELEKLSDGELRETASKMRKRLAAGETLDMLLPEAFASVREAGKRYLKMRHYDVQMVGGYILHKGMIAEMATGEGKTLVASLPAFLNALAGSVHVITVNDYLAQRDMEWMGPLHMGLGLTIGAIQSNMDPYERKQAYACDITYGTNNEFGFDYLRDNMKMFAEEQVQGKLTYAIIDEIDNILIDEARTPLIISGKAHGDITRFPKADKIARQLQRDLHFEVKEKEHTCHLTEAGVRYAEELAGVESFYTAGNMEWPHLLDNALRAHHLYKRDVNYIVRADEIIIVDEHTGRMMEGRQWSDGLHQAVEAKEGVRIKEETQTLATITLQNFFKLYKKLSGMTGTAMTEAAEFVKIYNLDVITVPTNRPLKRITFPDAVYRTEREKWDAVVEEIKEVHQTGRPVLLGTVSIENSEKLSHKLTKNGVKHKLLNAKPEYAEREAETIAQAGRLNAVTIATNMAGRGTDIILGGNPEYLAWDELKQMKNEDGRPLYPSRLDVPKSVWNELTKKIAQREGMEDEGHTVAELGGLHVIGTERHDSRRIDLQLRGRAGRQGDNGSSRFFVSLEDDLMRKFGGEWVKDWLSRLGMQEGERIESKLVTRQIESSQKKVEERFFEQRKHLLEYDEVMDEQRKRVYSYRQSVLEGADCRSLILSMIDKQVDQKTEYFLKPSYRWETVVAWVKQQCGLDLKLREIRDMHADQLIGYLKDRSERQAYETIREQVEDSIPEGVDAREQNWQALSRWVNTTYGLNTNERELRKVAFLIDGDADSLDTGKLHQHLYDRALESINRFDFSPVEVFLNEKWGAQSLAEWLHQQYGIQLEPSKFEGGSPESAAELISNAIRDLYHRKEVEFPVSVGLSHYMQEHNGVTRYNREELARWASNRFDISMSKEDIESKSKADITQQLLKTSDQFDAQGKQAAARLEELLTAAFGPRHQKSQGKKGAESTTQRDVVSATAVKPLVDWANAEFGTELVAEDVAHQGRALVEMDLRSKFERKYRYEIHHAERSVVLDTLDTAWKDHLYYMDQLKSGIGLVGYAQKDPKVEYRREGMRAFEQMWDRIASQVTGTIFRIAVEIPEPTADRWQITSQVHQSPVDDIPDDHPALEQNAGDRSSASGANRGAPAVEPIRNYGNKVGRNDPCPCGSGKKFKKCHGAS, from the coding sequence ATGCAAATCCTGGATAAAGTCGGCGATACCTTCAATCTGGTCCTGGGCGGAACCGAACGGTTCATCACCAATCTCTTTGGTTCGTCCAACGAACGCCGCGTCCGAAACATCGGATTTTCGCGAGATAAAAGCGGAAATACGGTGATTCTGCCAGGATCCTTTCTCGACCGCATTAATCAGCTAGAGCCGGAACTGGAAAAACTCAGTGACGGTGAATTGCGGGAAACCGCCAGCAAAATGCGGAAGCGACTCGCCGCCGGCGAAACGCTCGACATGCTGCTGCCCGAAGCCTTTGCGTCCGTTCGAGAAGCGGGCAAACGCTATCTGAAGATGCGTCATTACGACGTGCAGATGGTCGGGGGATACATCCTGCATAAAGGGATGATCGCCGAAATGGCCACCGGGGAAGGTAAAACGCTGGTCGCGTCACTTCCCGCCTTTCTGAATGCACTTGCCGGTTCGGTTCACGTCATCACCGTCAACGATTACCTGGCACAGCGCGATATGGAGTGGATGGGGCCGCTGCACATGGGGCTGGGCCTTACCATCGGTGCCATTCAGTCGAATATGGATCCGTACGAGCGAAAACAGGCGTATGCTTGTGACATCACGTACGGCACCAACAACGAATTCGGTTTCGATTACCTTCGCGACAACATGAAAATGTTTGCCGAAGAGCAGGTGCAGGGGAAGCTGACCTACGCCATCATCGACGAAATCGACAACATCCTGATCGACGAAGCCCGTACCCCGTTGATCATCTCGGGGAAGGCTCATGGTGATATCACCCGCTTTCCAAAAGCGGACAAGATCGCCCGACAACTGCAGCGCGACCTCCACTTTGAAGTCAAAGAGAAAGAGCATACCTGTCACCTGACGGAAGCAGGGGTTCGATATGCAGAAGAACTGGCGGGCGTCGAGAGTTTCTACACCGCCGGGAACATGGAGTGGCCACACCTGCTCGACAACGCACTGCGGGCTCACCACCTCTACAAACGGGATGTGAACTACATCGTACGAGCAGATGAAATCATCATCGTCGATGAGCACACCGGGCGTATGATGGAAGGCCGTCAATGGAGCGATGGACTTCATCAGGCCGTCGAGGCCAAGGAAGGGGTCCGGATCAAGGAAGAGACGCAGACGCTGGCGACCATCACGCTGCAGAATTTCTTCAAGCTCTACAAAAAGCTCTCGGGGATGACCGGTACCGCCATGACCGAGGCGGCCGAGTTCGTCAAGATTTACAATCTGGACGTGATCACCGTTCCAACAAATCGACCGCTCAAACGAATCACGTTCCCCGATGCCGTTTACCGAACGGAACGGGAAAAGTGGGATGCGGTGGTCGAAGAGATCAAGGAAGTGCATCAGACCGGACGTCCCGTGCTGCTGGGAACCGTGTCGATTGAGAACTCCGAGAAACTCAGTCATAAACTGACGAAGAACGGCGTCAAACACAAACTGCTGAACGCCAAACCTGAATATGCCGAACGTGAAGCGGAAACGATTGCTCAGGCAGGCCGCCTGAATGCGGTCACGATCGCGACCAATATGGCAGGCCGCGGTACCGACATTATTCTCGGGGGAAACCCTGAGTATCTCGCTTGGGATGAACTCAAGCAGATGAAAAACGAAGATGGCCGTCCCCTGTATCCCTCACGTCTTGACGTTCCCAAATCAGTCTGGAACGAACTGACGAAAAAGATCGCTCAGCGCGAAGGGATGGAAGACGAAGGGCACACTGTCGCGGAACTTGGCGGTCTGCACGTCATCGGCACGGAACGGCATGACTCGCGTCGTATCGATCTTCAGTTGCGCGGGCGAGCGGGACGTCAGGGAGACAATGGCTCAAGCCGTTTCTTCGTCTCACTCGAAGACGATCTGATGCGGAAGTTCGGTGGCGAGTGGGTCAAAGACTGGCTGTCACGCCTGGGAATGCAGGAAGGTGAGCGGATCGAGAGCAAGCTTGTCACGCGCCAGATCGAAAGCTCGCAGAAGAAAGTCGAAGAGCGATTCTTCGAACAGCGAAAGCATCTGCTCGAATATGACGAAGTGATGGACGAGCAGCGAAAGCGAGTCTATTCCTACCGCCAATCCGTCTTGGAAGGTGCAGACTGCCGTTCGTTGATTCTGTCGATGATCGACAAGCAGGTCGATCAGAAGACCGAGTATTTCCTGAAACCGTCCTACCGATGGGAAACCGTCGTTGCCTGGGTCAAACAGCAATGCGGTCTCGACCTGAAGCTCCGTGAAATTCGGGACATGCACGCGGACCAGTTGATTGGTTATCTGAAAGATCGGTCTGAACGTCAGGCCTATGAAACGATTCGGGAACAGGTCGAAGACAGTATTCCGGAAGGTGTCGATGCCCGTGAACAGAACTGGCAGGCACTGTCACGCTGGGTGAACACGACCTACGGCTTGAATACCAACGAGCGTGAATTGCGGAAGGTGGCCTTCCTGATCGACGGGGATGCCGATTCGCTGGATACCGGCAAGCTGCACCAGCACCTCTACGATCGGGCCCTCGAATCGATTAACCGGTTTGACTTTTCGCCAGTCGAAGTCTTCCTCAATGAGAAATGGGGCGCGCAGTCGCTGGCAGAATGGTTGCATCAGCAGTATGGGATCCAACTTGAGCCCTCAAAATTCGAAGGCGGCTCGCCCGAATCGGCTGCCGAACTGATTTCCAACGCGATCCGTGACCTGTACCACCGCAAAGAAGTCGAATTCCCCGTTTCCGTCGGTCTGTCTCACTATATGCAGGAGCATAACGGAGTCACCCGCTACAACCGGGAAGAATTGGCACGCTGGGCCAGTAACCGCTTTGACATCTCGATGTCGAAGGAAGACATCGAATCAAAGTCGAAAGCCGATATTACTCAGCAGTTGCTGAAGACCAGTGACCAGTTCGACGCTCAGGGCAAGCAGGCTGCCGCACGACTGGAAGAACTGCTGACGGCGGCCTTCGGACCACGACATCAGAAGTCGCAAGGGAAGAAGGGGGCGGAATCGACGACGCAGCGTGACGTTGTCAGCGCGACCGCGGTGAAGCCACTGGTCGACTGGGCAAATGCCGAATTCGGAACGGAACTGGTTGCCGAAGACGTTGCTCACCAGGGGCGTGCCCTTGTGGAAATGGATCTGCGCAGCAAGTTTGAGCGGAAATATCGGTATGAAATTCATCATGCCGAACGTTCCGTCGTGCTGGATACACTGGATACCGCCTGGAAAGATCACCTGTATTACATGGACCAGTTGAAGTCCGGTATCGGACTGGTCGGATATGCACAGAAGGATCCAAAGGTTGAGTATCGACGGGAAGGGATGCGGGCATTTGAACAGATGTGGGACCGCATTGCCTCGCAGGTGACCGGAACCATATTCCGGATCGCTGTCGAGATCCCAGAACCGACCGCCGATCGCTGGCAAATTACCTCGCAGGTGCATCAATCGCCTGTGGATGACATTCCAGACGACCACCCTGCACTCGAACAGAATGCAGGCGATCGTTCCTCGGCGAGCGGCGCGAATCGCGGGGCTCCTGCGGTCGAACCGATTCGAAACTATGGAAACAAAGTCGGACGCAACGATCCCTGCCCCTGCGGCAGTGGAAAGAAGTTCAAGAAATGTCACGGTGCGTCGTAA
- a CDS encoding DUF480 domain-containing protein, whose translation MSEPEKEIVSLKEMPRKQRRVLGVLLEKAFTVPDQYPLTLKATTTGCNQKNNRDPISNYVEDDVMETLAALQLRGLVACLHTESGRTERYRHYMRHKTNLNEQQLAIMTELMLRGKQQLGELRTRASRMVPIETQEDLRRELQSLMAQGLVRSNGPLERRGIEVDHDLYPLNENHEPLAEYRAEEADGPVVSSANAPAAVRPTVRPVEEVGTAQLEKMSSLENTIRELRDEVASVRSDFRALEDRFEDLRRQLGG comes from the coding sequence GTGAGTGAACCTGAAAAAGAGATTGTTTCGCTGAAAGAGATGCCTCGCAAGCAGCGCCGTGTTCTCGGTGTCCTGCTGGAAAAGGCATTTACTGTCCCGGACCAGTATCCACTGACGCTGAAAGCGACGACGACGGGATGCAACCAGAAGAATAATCGCGATCCCATTTCCAACTATGTCGAAGACGACGTCATGGAAACGCTGGCGGCGCTGCAGCTTCGGGGACTGGTCGCATGCTTGCACACGGAAAGTGGTCGAACCGAACGCTATCGCCACTACATGCGGCACAAGACCAATCTGAACGAGCAACAGCTTGCCATCATGACAGAGCTGATGCTGAGGGGAAAGCAGCAACTCGGTGAACTGCGGACGCGGGCCAGTCGGATGGTGCCGATTGAGACCCAGGAAGATCTTCGCCGCGAGCTTCAGTCGCTGATGGCCCAGGGGCTGGTCCGATCGAATGGACCGCTGGAGCGACGGGGGATCGAAGTGGATCACGACCTTTATCCACTCAACGAAAATCATGAGCCGCTGGCGGAGTATCGGGCGGAAGAGGCCGATGGGCCGGTCGTCAGCTCAGCCAACGCACCGGCTGCAGTTCGTCCGACAGTCAGACCCGTTGAAGAAGTCGGGACGGCGCAGCTCGAAAAGATGAGCAGTCTGGAAAACACCATCCGCGAACTCCGCGATGAAGTGGCCTCCGTCCGTTCGGACTTCCGTGCCCTGGAAGACCGATTCGAGGATCTGCGCCGCCAGTTAGGCGGCTAG
- a CDS encoding class I SAM-dependent rRNA methyltransferase, translating into MNRKPPYQSSGRRYESSRQPVRIRRELLEQRPLCPPENVTLPAVEVRLGGALWHPFVFRKQLGQVSRDAQPGDMVELFSPSGEVVGYGLFNPEAEIAVRVLRTGMRRPDDAWWSEKLAQAVSLRRDTLKLDKESEAYRLIHAEADGFPGLVVDRFGDVLVAECYSLGMYQRAEAILAQLDILAGTKHGVLRAAPMSQDHEGFTADPYGSADVPAKMTIVEHGTKFRVNFAGGHKTGFYCDQRENRKRLADLVAGKSVLDLCCYTGGFALQAKKLGNAGEVTGVELDEETVLLARENAKINQVKINFTQAEVFGYMRDMLRNNRKFDVVILDPPKLIRSRSEAEEGRHKYFDLNRLAMQLVNPGGILLTCSCSGLLDMQEFTRIVNAAPEVGRRGQIFAKGGAAPDHPISTNCPETEYLKTIWLRLD; encoded by the coding sequence ATGAACCGAAAGCCTCCCTATCAATCGTCTGGTCGGCGTTACGAATCGTCTCGGCAGCCCGTCCGTATTCGTCGCGAGTTACTTGAGCAGCGGCCGCTGTGTCCTCCGGAAAATGTCACGTTACCCGCGGTCGAAGTCCGGCTGGGGGGGGCCTTGTGGCATCCTTTTGTCTTCCGAAAGCAGCTCGGACAAGTTTCACGCGATGCGCAGCCGGGCGATATGGTCGAGCTGTTTTCGCCAAGCGGCGAAGTCGTCGGCTATGGCCTCTTCAATCCCGAGGCCGAGATTGCTGTCCGAGTCCTCCGAACGGGGATGCGTCGGCCCGACGACGCCTGGTGGAGCGAAAAACTGGCTCAGGCTGTTTCACTGAGACGTGACACCTTAAAGCTGGACAAGGAGTCCGAGGCCTATCGTCTCATCCACGCCGAGGCGGACGGCTTTCCGGGGCTCGTGGTGGATCGGTTCGGAGATGTGCTCGTCGCCGAATGTTACTCTCTGGGGATGTATCAGCGAGCCGAAGCGATTCTGGCACAGCTCGACATCCTCGCAGGAACCAAACATGGGGTCCTTCGCGCGGCACCCATGTCACAGGATCACGAAGGTTTCACTGCGGACCCCTATGGCTCCGCCGACGTTCCCGCGAAGATGACGATCGTCGAGCACGGGACCAAATTTCGCGTAAACTTTGCAGGTGGCCACAAGACCGGTTTTTATTGTGACCAGCGGGAAAACCGTAAACGTCTAGCAGACCTGGTCGCGGGCAAGTCTGTACTGGATCTCTGCTGCTACACGGGCGGATTCGCACTGCAGGCCAAGAAGCTGGGCAATGCTGGCGAAGTGACAGGAGTAGAACTTGACGAAGAGACCGTTCTGCTGGCCCGGGAAAACGCCAAAATTAATCAGGTGAAAATCAACTTCACCCAGGCGGAAGTTTTCGGCTACATGCGCGACATGCTGCGGAACAATCGCAAGTTCGATGTCGTCATTCTGGATCCTCCCAAGCTGATCCGCAGCCGGTCGGAAGCGGAAGAAGGCCGCCACAAGTATTTCGATTTGAATCGCCTCGCGATGCAGTTGGTGAATCCCGGGGGAATCCTGCTGACTTGCAGCTGCTCGGGACTGCTGGATATGCAGGAATTTACCCGGATTGTGAACGCGGCTCCGGAAGTCGGTCGTCGAGGGCAGATCTTTGCCAAGGGTGGTGCGGCACCCGACCACCCCATCTCAACGAACTGCCCTGAGACAGAGTACCTGAAAACAATCTGGTTGCGTCTGGACTGA
- a CDS encoding glycosyltransferase N-terminal domain-containing protein yields the protein MPFVFSWLLNGLYLLLITAVAPILLYRRVTAGKYRRGWNEKLTGRLTRQNPERLCVWFHAVSVGEVLQLQKVLDETLLRFPDAELFITVTTETGYDVAREKYARHTVSFFPLDFSWAVGRALTEIKPAAIVLVELELWPNLVLTAKRRGIPLILINGRMGAKSFKGYSRIRPVMARLLSCFDVLAVQAETYAERLRTLGAPADRVTVTGNIKFDRAESNRANPKTEELRRAFHLDPAAPTFIAGSTQDPEEACAIDAWQGLRPQFPQLQLILVPRHKERFEEVAELVRQRQFRLVRRSEVMAADVPQDDDAAGTDEPVIRLLDTIGELGACWGLADIAFVGGSLTNRGGQNMIEPAGYGAAVLFGPNTWNFKDVTEALLSHQGARVIRGPEELRETVEELLKNPDEMRRMGEAARQFVATQRGATERTVNLIAEVISSRGDDRLLPVDEATKKKTFWLVLKTALLALVLIFIGRRAYQLWEAAPPQQIRIHFGWLIAAAGCYLVSWLPSVWLWRAMLVGMGQPLDWWTALRAYYVGHLGKYVPGKALVLVIRGSLAKEAQVNPLLGGVTAAYETLIFMATGAAVSLALAPIVFPATMEGWWPGQQEGIGKSPFLFPGLVAAATLATTPLSSWLFTRLGRKALAAQMPSTEKAPAITAGLISQGVMLTCFGWGLQGLSLGCVLQSMSEVPLQVAQFPVWLAACALSTVGGFVVLLAPGGIGVREGLLIEVLKDQPQIGPTVALVAAGLLRVVWFVTELLGAAVFWFAGRGPQSKE from the coding sequence ATGCCCTTCGTCTTCAGTTGGCTTTTGAACGGCCTCTACCTGCTGCTCATCACGGCAGTCGCTCCGATCTTGCTATATCGTCGCGTCACTGCCGGAAAATACCGGCGCGGCTGGAATGAAAAGCTGACAGGACGGCTCACGCGGCAAAACCCCGAGAGGCTGTGTGTCTGGTTTCACGCGGTCAGCGTGGGCGAGGTCCTTCAATTACAGAAAGTTCTCGACGAGACTTTACTGCGATTTCCTGACGCCGAACTGTTCATCACTGTGACCACCGAGACTGGGTATGATGTCGCTCGCGAAAAGTACGCACGACACACCGTTTCCTTTTTTCCACTTGATTTCAGTTGGGCCGTCGGACGGGCTCTGACCGAGATTAAACCTGCCGCGATCGTCCTCGTCGAACTTGAGCTGTGGCCGAATCTGGTGCTGACGGCGAAACGCCGCGGTATTCCCTTGATTCTGATCAATGGCCGCATGGGGGCGAAAAGCTTCAAAGGCTATTCACGGATCAGGCCCGTGATGGCCCGATTGCTCTCTTGCTTCGACGTGCTGGCTGTCCAGGCGGAGACGTATGCCGAGCGACTGCGGACACTCGGTGCACCAGCGGACCGCGTCACGGTCACCGGCAACATCAAGTTTGATCGGGCAGAATCGAATCGAGCCAATCCTAAAACAGAAGAACTGCGTCGCGCATTCCACCTGGATCCGGCTGCACCGACTTTCATCGCCGGAAGCACCCAGGATCCGGAAGAAGCCTGCGCCATCGATGCCTGGCAGGGATTGCGTCCGCAGTTTCCACAGCTGCAACTGATTCTTGTTCCTCGTCATAAAGAGCGGTTTGAAGAGGTTGCGGAACTGGTCCGTCAACGACAATTTCGACTGGTCCGCCGCAGTGAAGTGATGGCTGCAGACGTGCCGCAGGACGACGACGCGGCGGGGACGGATGAGCCTGTGATCCGTTTACTCGACACGATCGGCGAACTGGGGGCCTGTTGGGGGCTGGCGGATATCGCTTTCGTCGGCGGCAGTCTGACCAATCGGGGCGGTCAGAACATGATCGAGCCCGCCGGATACGGAGCTGCCGTTCTTTTCGGCCCGAACACCTGGAACTTCAAAGATGTGACAGAGGCCTTGTTGTCGCATCAGGGGGCCCGTGTGATCAGGGGCCCCGAAGAACTCAGGGAAACCGTTGAGGAACTGTTAAAGAATCCCGACGAGATGCGTCGGATGGGCGAGGCGGCCCGTCAATTTGTGGCGACGCAGCGCGGAGCGACTGAGAGGACGGTGAACCTGATCGCCGAGGTGATCTCGTCACGCGGTGATGACCGATTGCTGCCGGTTGATGAAGCGACCAAAAAGAAAACGTTCTGGCTGGTCCTGAAGACGGCTCTACTGGCACTGGTGCTGATCTTCATTGGACGTCGTGCGTACCAATTGTGGGAGGCGGCTCCTCCGCAGCAGATTCGGATCCACTTCGGGTGGCTCATCGCAGCTGCCGGTTGTTATCTCGTGAGCTGGCTTCCTTCCGTCTGGCTCTGGCGAGCGATGCTCGTCGGGATGGGACAGCCTCTCGACTGGTGGACCGCTCTGCGCGCTTACTACGTCGGTCACCTGGGAAAATATGTTCCTGGAAAAGCACTTGTTCTCGTGATTCGAGGCTCTCTCGCAAAAGAGGCTCAGGTGAATCCTTTGCTGGGCGGGGTGACCGCGGCCTACGAGACATTGATCTTCATGGCCACGGGGGCTGCCGTCAGTCTGGCACTCGCCCCGATTGTCTTTCCTGCGACGATGGAGGGGTGGTGGCCCGGGCAACAGGAAGGAATCGGGAAGTCTCCATTCCTGTTCCCGGGGTTAGTTGCCGCGGCAACTCTGGCGACAACCCCACTCAGCAGTTGGTTATTCACTCGCCTTGGTCGCAAGGCCCTGGCAGCCCAAATGCCGTCCACCGAAAAGGCTCCGGCGATTACGGCAGGATTGATTTCCCAAGGGGTGATGCTGACCTGTTTCGGTTGGGGACTGCAGGGGCTGAGTCTGGGATGTGTTCTGCAGTCGATGTCAGAAGTCCCGCTGCAGGTCGCTCAATTCCCCGTCTGGCTGGCCGCTTGCGCTCTCTCCACAGTGGGAGGATTTGTCGTTCTGCTCGCACCGGGAGGAATCGGCGTTCGGGAAGGTCTGTTGATCGAAGTCTTGAAGGATCAGCCGCAGATTGGTCCGACGGTAGCACTTGTGGCCGCGGGATTGTTGCGCGTCGTCTGGTTTGTCACTGAATTGCTGGGGGCGGCGGTGTTCTGGTTTGCTGGCCGAGGGCCACAATCGAAAGAGTAA